A section of the Cuniculiplasma divulgatum genome encodes:
- a CDS encoding MFS transporter translates to MNRIKEKEGGVMETILAGSGIFIATYDLAAISVALLVLGKAWKLNGFDLSLLGSAALFGAIAGSATAGIFADRFGRRAMLVGDFIAYVAASIGSAFSPDFSWLFFFRFIVGAGIGADFAVVFPYISEIRSAGTRGRNMATVMMAANFGMIIAYGLGGLFLGAGGQGWRIVLLAGGLMAVPVIFMRSRISESVAWKRSRLPHVRDILAGFNRKDLRNIAVASAAWFSYQVSDQGLSVFLPLLLLTTLGTDNSISSYGSLLVKSVTIPAAVVTIILIDRIGRKPLQISGFLGRAVPLMALAMIMLYFGGKYGFLEIGLLLAAYFFGALGPDKTIVISPAEQFGTGIRATGQGIAESIGRAGGLAGVLGYGILSALYGPWAGIMYFGIFAIMGLLVSFAMRETGPMATGSRKIADDTSWYGK, encoded by the coding sequence TTGAATCGGATTAAGGAAAAGGAAGGCGGGGTCATGGAAACGATTCTTGCCGGTTCCGGGATCTTCATAGCAACATATGATCTGGCAGCCATATCTGTTGCACTGCTTGTTCTGGGAAAAGCATGGAAACTGAACGGATTTGACCTCTCGCTTCTGGGATCCGCAGCACTTTTCGGTGCAATAGCTGGATCGGCCACTGCCGGAATATTTGCCGACAGGTTCGGCAGGCGTGCCATGCTGGTGGGAGATTTCATTGCATATGTGGCAGCATCCATCGGGAGCGCATTTTCCCCTGATTTTTCGTGGCTCTTCTTTTTCCGCTTCATTGTGGGTGCCGGCATAGGGGCGGATTTTGCCGTGGTGTTCCCGTACATTTCCGAGATAAGATCTGCCGGAACCAGGGGCCGGAATATGGCTACAGTTATGATGGCGGCAAACTTCGGAATGATCATAGCCTATGGACTGGGAGGGCTGTTCCTTGGCGCAGGAGGACAGGGATGGAGAATTGTTCTTCTTGCAGGAGGCCTGATGGCAGTCCCGGTCATATTCATGAGGAGCAGGATCAGTGAATCGGTGGCATGGAAAAGATCCAGGCTTCCACACGTAAGGGACATACTTGCAGGCTTCAACAGGAAGGACTTAAGGAATATTGCTGTGGCGTCTGCAGCCTGGTTCTCGTATCAGGTGAGCGACCAGGGGCTATCCGTGTTCCTTCCACTGCTGCTTTTAACCACGCTTGGTACGGACAATTCAATATCATCATACGGGAGCCTTCTTGTGAAATCCGTTACCATCCCTGCGGCAGTTGTGACCATCATCCTCATAGACAGAATTGGGAGGAAACCTCTTCAGATCTCAGGATTCCTTGGAAGGGCCGTGCCACTCATGGCACTGGCCATGATAATGTTATATTTCGGCGGAAAATACGGCTTCCTTGAGATAGGTCTCCTCCTGGCTGCCTACTTCTTCGGAGCACTGGGCCCGGACAAGACCATTGTAATATCACCAGCTGAGCAGTTCGGCACCGGGATCAGGGCAACAGGGCAGGGAATAGCAGAATCCATAGGGCGTGCAGGAGGCCTTGCAGGCGTTCTCGGCTACGGCATCCTGTCCGCCCTATATGGCCCATGGGCGGGCATAATGTATTTCGGTATTTTTGCCATCATGGGGCTTCTGGTGAGTTTTGCAATGAGGGAGACCGGCCCAATGGCAACTGGGTCCCGGAAGATCGCAGATGACACCTCATGGTATGGGAAATGA